The Poriferisphaera corsica DNA segment GCGTAGTCATAGACGGTGGGGCCACAGTTGTACATATAGACCTTGCCGGGCTCAATGGTGCAGAACGGCTCGACAGCGTGCGTGAGGGTGTTGTAGAAATTGATGGGGAGGATGTCAGGTGTGATCTGTGTCATGGTGTACAACTGGGTTTGGGGGTTGAAATAAGTGCTCGTGGCTAGTGCTCGTTGAGGGAGGCGGCGTGAGGGGTGAGAGTTGGCTGAGTTAGCGGCAGCAACCACTGGGACACCCCACCACCGGCGGTGGTGGGCTTTGTTTGGGATGAGGGTGAGAGGAGGTATGAGCGATGCGTACCGGCGACCTGTCCCCCCGAAGGTGTTGCGGCTATCTGAGAACTAAGTTATCAGGATAAATATTCTACTGGTCGAGAGGTTTTGTGTCAGGTGTGAGTCTTTCGAGGCGTATGGAGAGGACTTTTGTGCGTTCGGCAGCGGTGACGGTGAAACGGAGGTTTTCGAAGTCGAATTGCTCACCGACGTTGGGGATATGGCCCAAGGAGGAAAAAACGTACCCGCCGATGGTGTCGTAGTCTTCGTCTTCGGGGAGTTCGATATCGAACTGGTCGTTGATGTCGTCAATGTGGGTACGGGCATCGATGTTGGCTGTATTGGAATCGAGGATGATGATTTGCTGGGGTTCTTCTTCGAGTTCGTATTCATCCTGGATGTCGCCGATGATCTCTTCGACGATGTCTTCGACGGTGACGATGCCAGCGGTACCGCCGTACTCGTCGATGACGATGGCGAGATGGATTTTCTGTGCTTTAAATTCGGCGAGCAGGTCGCGGACGGTCTTGGATTCTGGAATGAGGAGGGGGTCACGGATGATGTTTTTGAGGTTGAAATCTGAGGGGGATTGGTCGACATATTTGATGAGATCTTTGGCGTAGAGGATGCCAAGGATGTTGTCGAGGTTGTCTTGGTAGACGGGGATGCGCGAGTGGCCGAAGGTGATGATTGCGTCGCGGGCTTGTTCGAGGGTTGAACTGACGGAGATGCCGTGGACGTCGGTGCGTGGCGTCATGACTTCGCCAGCGTCTGTGTCGGAGATATCGAGGATGGCTTCGAGCATTTCTTTTTGCTCTTCATCGACGGTGTCGGATTCGTCGTGTTGCTCGATGGTCGAGAGGACTTCCTCGGCGATTTCGGGGTCGTAATCTTTTTCGAGATCGACGCCGGAGATGCGGCGGACGATGGGATCGAAGATAGAGAGGATGGCGATGACGGGCGTGAAGATGAAGGTGAGGAATGAGAGGATGGGGATCGACCAGGAGAGGAGCCATTCGGGTTTGTAGGTTCCCCATGATGAGGGGATGGCGACATTGAAGATGATGAGGAGGATGCCGCCGATGATGAAGGCGGATACGTATTGGAATTGTGCGTCGGTTGGGAACTCGTACTGGCCGAAGTAGAAGGATGCGAGGAGGATGATCATGGAGAAGGCTGTGCGGAGTATGCCTGTGACCATGAGCATTTTGGGGATGCGGTTGGAGAAGGATTCGAGTCTGGTTTCAGTGTTGGCAGATTTGAGGAGGTCGCCGAGCTTTCGCTTGGAGTATGCACGGAGGGCAACTTGTATTGCGGCGAAGTAGCAGGTGAGTAGGCAGCTAACTGAAGCGATGATGATCGCAGATTGCAATGCTGTAAACCTTCAAAACCCCGTGAGTTTGGTAATGTTTTGCCTTGAGCATGACATCTGCTGGGCGGGCTTGGTCAGTAACGGGGTGGCTGAACAAGTGTGCGGGATCGGAATAGATTAAGTGTCTAACTCATGATTTGATGGGTCAGATTTTGGTCGATCGTGTGGAGATAGATGGAAGACTTTACCGATGCCGATGGCTTGGAGGATTTGGTCTTCACGTTTGTGCATGTCTTGGAAGTCTTCGAGTGTATGGTCGTCGTATCCGAGGAGGTGGAGGATGCCGTGAACAGCGTAGAGGAGGACTTCGGTGCGTGTGTCGTGATTATGTTGTTGGGCGTGGCGTGCGGCCTCGTCGATATTGATGATGATGTCGCCTTCGAAGGGATCGGTTTCATCTTCACACATATCGAAAGTAAGTACGTCGGTTGGGCCGGGGATGTTCATGAATTGGAGATGGAGCTCAGCCATGCGATCGTCGGCGACGATGTTGATGCCAAGCAAACCGGTATTGACATCGGCGGCGGTGAGGGCTTTGACGATGAGCGGTTGAAGCCAATTGTCTGTGGGGGGATCGGAATCGGGAGCTTCACGAGAGATGTGAAGCTCGACGCCTGATTGGAGAGGATCAGAACCGGGTTGAGGTATGGGGTCGTCATCGGAGGCTGCTTGTTGAGCTGCGTCCGAGGCGGGGTTTGGGTTGTCGTGTTGCTGATTCATATCGCTTTATCTTTAAGAGAAATACAAAACCCAATGATATCGTTAATTTGGGATTTATCCAATATCGGCAATACGGATTGATGGACAGAAATCGGGAAGGATATTGCGGAGGACTAGAGAGATTCGCGGTTGGATTTTTTGTGGGCATGTGGCATGGGATGAGGCTGAATCCAGCCGTGCGTGAGGCGAATGAGGTCGGAACAGAGCTCGCGGATACGGTCGTCGATGTGTGGATCTATAGAGGAGGCTATGGGGGCAGCATCAAGGTTGGTGGGGTCTGGGTGGTTGATATTGGATTCGAGGGCGTAAACG contains these protein-coding regions:
- the ybeY gene encoding rRNA maturation RNase YbeY, producing MNQQHDNPNPASDAAQQAASDDDPIPQPGSDPLQSGVELHISREAPDSDPPTDNWLQPLIVKALTAADVNTGLLGINIVADDRMAELHLQFMNIPGPTDVLTFDMCEDETDPFEGDIIINIDEAARHAQQHNHDTRTEVLLYAVHGILHLLGYDDHTLEDFQDMHKREDQILQAIGIGKVFHLSPHDRPKSDPSNHELDT
- a CDS encoding transporter associated domain-containing protein, which produces MQSAIIIASVSCLLTCYFAAIQVALRAYSKRKLGDLLKSANTETRLESFSNRIPKMLMVTGILRTAFSMIILLASFYFGQYEFPTDAQFQYVSAFIIGGILLIIFNVAIPSSWGTYKPEWLLSWSIPILSFLTFIFTPVIAILSIFDPIVRRISGVDLEKDYDPEIAEEVLSTIEQHDESDTVDEEQKEMLEAILDISDTDAGEVMTPRTDVHGISVSSTLEQARDAIITFGHSRIPVYQDNLDNILGILYAKDLIKYVDQSPSDFNLKNIIRDPLLIPESKTVRDLLAEFKAQKIHLAIVIDEYGGTAGIVTVEDIVEEIIGDIQDEYELEEEPQQIIILDSNTANIDARTHIDDINDQFDIELPEDEDYDTIGGYVFSSLGHIPNVGEQFDFENLRFTVTAAERTKVLSIRLERLTPDTKPLDQ